Proteins from a genomic interval of Arachis hypogaea cultivar Tifrunner chromosome 10, arahy.Tifrunner.gnm2.J5K5, whole genome shotgun sequence:
- the LOC112715156 gene encoding phospho-2-dehydro-3-deoxyheptonate aldolase 2, chloroplastic: MALSSVTTFSTSLSHETTQHFLSSHQPSSKIKTVVATNHHHQPRRILAVHAADAPKGAATTSAAVTTTKSGSKWNVDSWKSKKALQLPEYPDKNELETVLKTIESFPPIVFAGEARRLEERLAEAAMGKAFLLQGGDCAESFKEFSANNIRDTFRVLLQMGAVLMFGGQMPVVKVGRMAGQFAKPRSDPFEEVNGVKLPSYKGDNINGDAFDEKSRIPDPHRMVRAYCQSAATLNLLRSFATGGYAAMQRINEWNLDFAQNSEQGDRYHELANRVDEALGFMAAAGLTLDDPQVTSTEFWTSHECLLLPYEQSLTRLDSTSGLYYDCSAHLLWVGERTRQLDGAHVEFLRGIANPLGIKVSNKMDPNELVNLIEILNPNNKAGRITIIVRMGAENLRVKLPHLIRAVRRSGQIVTWVSDPCHGNTIKAPCGLKTRPFDAILNEVRAFFDVHEQEGSHAGGIHVEMTGQNVTECIGGSNTVTFDDLSSRYHTHCDPRLNASQSLELAFIVADRLRKKRIGTNGFLSNKAN, from the exons ATGGCACTTTCAAGTGTAACAACTTTCTCAACTTCGTTGTCGCATGAGACAACTCAACACTTTCTCTCATCTCACCAACCCTCTTCCAAAATCAAAACCGTTGTTGCCACCAACCATCACCACCAACCAAGACGCATCTTGGCCGTCCACGCAGCCGACGCTCCCAAAGGCGCTGCCACCACATCCGCCGCCGTGACAACCACGAAGAGCGGATCCAAGTGGAATGTGGACAGCTGGAAGTCAAAGAAGGCGCTTCAACTGCCGGAATACCCGGACAAGAATGAGCTGGAGACGGTGCTGAAGACGATAGAGTCGTTCCCGCCGATCGTGTTCGCGGGAGAGGCTCGGAGGCTGGAGGAGAGGCTGGCGGAGGCGGCGATGGGGAAGGCGTTCTTGCTGCAAGGCGGTGACTGCGCGGAGAGCTTCAAGGAGTTCAGCGCAAACAATATAAGGGATACTTTTAGAGTGCTTCTTCAGATGGGTGCTGTTCTCATGTTTGGTGGACAAATGCCTGTtgttaag GTGGGAAGAATGGCGGGTCAATTTGCGAAACCAAGGTCAGACCCATTTGAAGAAGTGAATGGAGTGAAGCTGCCAAGTTACAAGGGTGACAACATCAATGGTGATGCCTTTGATGAGAAATCAAGAATCCCAGACCCTCACCGGATGGTGAGGGCTTATTGCCAATCGGCAGCAACACTGAACCTTCTCCGGTCCTTCGCCACCGGAGGCTACGCTGCAATGCAGAGGATCAATGAGTGGAATCTTGATTTTGCACAGAACAGTGAGCAGGGAGACAG GTACCATGAGCTGGCGAACCGGGTGGACGAGGCCTTAGGTTTCATGGCGGCCGCAGGGCTGACCCTAGACGACCCTCAGGTGACATCTACTGAATTCTGGACATCACATGAGTGTCTATTATTGCCTTATGAACAATCATTGACAAGGTTGGATTCAACTTCTGGATTATACTATGATTGCTCTGCTCACTTGCTCTGGGTTGGTGAGCGTACTCGCCAACTTGATGGTGCTCATGTTGAGTTCCTTAGAGGAATTGCTAACCCTCTTGGCATCAAG GTGAGCAACAAAATGGATCCAAATGAGCTGGTGAACCTCATTGAAATCTTGAACCCCAATAACAAGGCAGGAAGGATAACAATAATAGTGAGAATGGGTGCTGAGAATTTGAGAGTCAAGCTTCCTCATTTGATTAGAGCTGTTCGTAGGTCTGGTCAAATAGTCACATGGGTTTCTGATCCCTGCCATGGCAACACCATTAAGGCACCCTGTGGCCTCAAAACAAGACCCTTTGATGCAATTTTG AATGAGGTGAGAGCATTCTTTGATGTTCATGAACAAGAAGGTAGCCATGCTGGAGGCATCCATGTAGAGATGACCGGACAGAATGTGACAGAGTGCATCGGAGGATCCAACACGGTGACGTTCGATGATCTGAGCTCGCGATACCACACGCATTGCGATCCGCGGCTCAATGCATCCCAGTCTCTTGAGCTTGCCTTCATAGTTGCAGACAGGCTAAGGAAGAAGAGGATTGGAACCAATGGTTTCCTCTCCAACAAGGCCAATTAA